In the genome of Solibacillus silvestris, one region contains:
- a CDS encoding 3-phosphoglycerate dehydrogenase, producing MVTIYFTFEPREDLKQPLLAEFPQADFLFDTKLDVEKLAQSEILVTYGEDLKEEHLQHADKLEWIFVASAGIEKMPAEAIAKRNILVSNVRGIHKKPMTESILAHILSLKRVLPFIYEQQQKKEWNKKARPTELNGSTALIIGPGAIGGEVGRILQAFDVHTIGCNRSGKEAPYMNETYKLDDLKEQLPKADIILSMLPSTKETKHMLTREHFELMKSSAIFMNFGRGDLVETDTLVGVLQDKLIGHAVLDVYEIEPLPADSLLWDLNNVTLSPHFSSHSSRYLERSLDIFKPSLKKWLNGERDLENKMDILRGY from the coding sequence ATGGTAACGATTTATTTTACATTTGAACCACGCGAGGATCTGAAACAGCCGCTTCTGGCGGAGTTTCCTCAAGCAGATTTTTTATTTGATACGAAACTGGATGTGGAGAAACTTGCTCAATCAGAAATTTTAGTAACCTATGGGGAAGACTTAAAGGAAGAGCATTTGCAGCATGCAGACAAATTGGAATGGATTTTTGTAGCATCTGCTGGAATCGAAAAGATGCCGGCAGAAGCAATCGCGAAACGTAATATACTCGTTTCGAATGTGCGCGGGATACATAAGAAGCCGATGACTGAGTCAATTTTAGCTCATATTTTATCCTTGAAACGTGTATTGCCGTTTATTTACGAGCAACAGCAGAAGAAAGAATGGAATAAAAAGGCGCGTCCGACAGAGTTAAATGGAAGTACAGCCTTAATTATCGGTCCGGGTGCAATCGGTGGAGAAGTAGGACGGATTCTGCAGGCATTTGATGTTCATACAATTGGCTGTAACCGCTCAGGCAAAGAAGCACCGTATATGAATGAGACGTATAAGCTGGATGATTTAAAAGAGCAGCTACCAAAAGCGGATATTATTCTTTCAATGCTGCCATCTACAAAGGAAACGAAGCATATGCTGACTCGAGAGCATTTTGAACTGATGAAGAGTTCTGCTATCTTTATGAATTTCGGGCGGGGAGACTTAGTAGAAACAGATACACTTGTCGGTGTTTTGCAAGACAAGCTAATTGGGCATGCTGTATTGGACGTATATGAAATTGAGCCATTACCGGCAGATAGCCTGCTATGGGACTTGAACAATGTAACACTTTCACCACATTTTTCTAGTCATTCATCGCGTTACTTAGAGCGCAGTCTCGATATTTTTAAACCAAGCCTGAAAAAATGGTTGAACGGGGAACGTGATCTAGAAAATAAGATGGATATTCTAAGAGGGTACTAA
- a CDS encoding transcriptional repressor, whose product MSELHLKDALDTLKTTGVRITPQRHAILEYLIQSMIHPTADDIYKALCDKFPNMSVATVYNNLRVFREVGLVKELNYGDAASRFDFVTGDHYHMICDGCGKIVDFHYPGLNEVEQFASQVTGFQVNSHRLEVYGTCPDCIAVGATKVQ is encoded by the coding sequence ATGTCTGAATTGCATTTGAAGGATGCGCTGGACACGTTAAAGACTACTGGTGTACGAATTACTCCTCAGCGTCATGCGATTTTGGAATATTTAATTCAAAGTATGATTCACCCAACAGCTGATGATATATACAAGGCGCTTTGCGATAAGTTTCCTAATATGAGTGTAGCAACAGTTTATAATAATTTACGTGTCTTTCGTGAAGTAGGCTTAGTAAAAGAGCTTAATTATGGAGATGCAGCGAGTCGTTTCGATTTCGTAACGGGCGACCATTATCACATGATTTGTGATGGCTGCGGTAAAATTGTAGACTTCCACTATCCCGGATTAAATGAAGTGGAGCAGTTTGCTTCGCAAGTAACAGGCTTTCAAGTTAATTCGCACCGTTTAGAAGTCTATGGTACATGTCCTGACTGTATTGCAGTCGGTGCAACAAAAGTTCAATAA
- a CDS encoding peroxiredoxin, which produces MTLEKVQAPAFTLQNEEGKLISLEDYKGKNVILYFYPKDLTPGCTTQACDFRDKYEDFSDLNAVILGVSLDDAAKHTKFIEKHGLPFSLLVDENHEVAEKYGVWTLKKNFGKEYMGIERTTFLINEEGIVEKEWRKVRVKNHIEDVLNYLKNGTK; this is translated from the coding sequence ATGACATTAGAAAAAGTACAAGCACCAGCATTTACATTGCAAAACGAGGAGGGGAAATTGATTTCGCTGGAAGACTATAAAGGCAAAAATGTTATTCTCTATTTTTACCCGAAAGATTTAACACCGGGCTGTACAACACAGGCTTGCGACTTCCGCGACAAATATGAGGACTTTTCAGATTTGAATGCTGTAATTTTAGGTGTGAGTTTGGATGATGCAGCGAAACATACCAAGTTTATTGAAAAGCACGGATTACCGTTTTCGTTATTAGTGGATGAGAACCATGAAGTTGCGGAGAAATATGGTGTATGGACATTGAAGAAAAACTTCGGAAAAGAATATATGGGCATTGAGCGTACAACGTTTTTAATTAATGAAGAGGGTATTGTTGAAAAAGAGTGGCGAAAAGTACGGGTGAAAAACCATATTGAAGATGTGTTAAACTATTTAAAAAATGGCACAAAATAA